The window TATATTGTAAGCTCATATCTTAAATCAGAAGAAGCTCATATCCAAATTAAACAATGCAAGTTCCGTTTTCTTTTTCATTGAAAGTATGTATATTTGCTTTTGGGGacgttttgttttttcttacgTTTTTGTAGGGATAAATGGCGTCTTTTAAAGAGTTAATGTGTATTGTTTTGAGTAGTTAAATACTCATTTACTTGGAACAAGTGGTCATTCATGCAAAACTCTGTTCTAGCCTTGTAGGGTTTGGTTTAGGATTCAAGGTTtaacttttagattttttttttccttttaaaaagcTAGACACAATCCTAAGTTTGGTCATTAAAAAGGTGAAAGTTCTGTCAAAAGTCGCTACCAGTGTATGTACTTGTGTACGAGTTCGTGATTGATCTAATCATTGGTACATTTTTGTATTCTTAGGATTTGGTCAAGCTTCAGGGCTCTTCACAGAGCCATTGATGTCAAACCGCATTGCAAACGTATCGGTTGAAGGTGACATAGGGATGTCAGAGAGGAGAACTAGCAACGAAGGAGAAGTCGTTATCAATGTTTCAGAAGGGTCAAGAGACCAATCAGCAGCTCCTTCCAAGGTAGCTGAGTCAGATGCGGGGACCGTGAAACCAGATCCCTTAATCATCCCACCTCCTGAAAGCTATAAGTTCTCTGGCAGCACTCATAAGCCGCCTAAAGTTCCAACTGAAGGTCTAACTCGGAGGAAATCTCTTGCGAGGTCAGTTTACTCCAAGCCCAACTCAAGGTTTGGGCAACAACAGTCCTATCGGTACGATAAAAGTACTATTGTTGAGGAAAATGGTGGAACCCTTAGGGAACATTTTGGAGCTGCCTCGTTTTCAAGGAACTCTTTTAATAGAGCTTCCCCTAATAACAATTCGAATAGGAGTGTTCGCTCAAATGCTGCCATGAGTAAAGTTGCTGAGGAGGAAACCGATGAAAATGAGGAAATCTACGAAAAGGTTAAGCTGCACCGAGTGAAGCGTGGTGGAATGAAACCTCTGGCTCTCCTTGAGTTTCTACTTTTTTTAGTCATTCTTTGTACTTTGGTCGTGAGTTTAACAATTGATAAGGTGAAGGAGCATTCCATTTGGGGATTGGAAGTTTGGAAATGGTGTGTTCTTGTGATGGTGACTTTTAGCGGCATGTTGGTGACGAACTGGTTCATGCATTTAGCGGTGTTCATCATAGAGAAGAACTATCTCCTACGTAAGAAAGTGTTGTATTTTGTGCATGGTTTGAAGAAGAATGTTCAAGTCTTCATTTGGTTCAGCTTGGTTCTTGTTGCTTGGGTCTTTCTCTTCGACCATGACGAGAAACGCTCTCGTAAGGCCACCAAGTTTCTCGACTTCATAACATGGACTATCGTCTCCCTTCTGGTCGGGTCAATCATTTTCTTGGTGAAGACATTTGCCTTGAAAATCCTTGCTTCAAAGTTCAACGTCAGAAACTTCTTCGAGAGGATTCAAGAGTCTGTCTTCCACCAGTACGTTCTCCAGACACTCTCCGGACCTCCGCTTATAGAAGAGGCGGAGAGCGTTGGGCGCGTGCCGAGTACGGGCCATCTTAGTTTCACGAGCACCAAGAATGGAACGGTGAAAGGGAAAAAAGTGCTTGATATGGGAAAGGTTCACAAGATGAAACAAGAGAAGGTCTCTGCTTGGACAATGCGAGTTTTGATTGAAGCGGTTGGAGCTTCAGGTCTCTCGACCATATCCAACACTTTGGATGAGTGTAGCAATCAGAAAGAGAAAGCTGATAAAGAGATAACTAACGAGATGGAGGCTGTGGCTGCTGCTTATGATATTTTCAATAATGTTGCTCAGCCAGACCACAAGTGAGTTTCACTACACAACTACTCTCCTTTAATTTTTTCTAGTTTTCATATTAATCATCCAAACTAAACTTGATATTGCATTCTCTTCAGTTATATAGAGGAAGATGACTTATTGAGGTTCATGATTAAGGAAGAGGTAGACCTTGTACTACCATTAATAGAAGGTGGTGAGACCGGAAAAATCACACGCAACGCTTTTACAGATTGGGTGGTAACGTTCCTCAAAAtgcttatataaatataaacatttgtttttttgttcatgCATGCATATTTGTTAAAAAGTTTAAGGTAGTGTGTAAGCATGTGTTGTTATCTTTCACAGATTAACGTTTACACAAGTCGGAAAGCATTAGGACATTCACTGAACGACACAAAAACCGCGGTTAGACAAGTGGACAAACTTATAACCGGAGTCTTATCCGTCATCACTTTCATCATTTGGTTGGTGCTTCTAGATATAGCAACAACCAAGTTCTTGGTGGTCTTCTCCTCACAATTCGTGGGTCTTGCTTTCATGATCGGAAGCACTTGCAAGAATATCTTTGAGTCCTTTGTGTTTGTCTTCGTGATGCACCCTTATGACGTAGGTGATCGTTGCGTTGTCGACGGTGTACTGGTAAATAactttcaaagttttttttttggctcactATTACTACTAAACTAAAACATATATttcattgggttttctttttgctttttgAAGTTGCTGGTTGAAGAAATAGATCTTTTAACTACCGTGTTCCTCAAGCTTGACAACGAGAAAGTGTTCTATCCAAATGCGATTTTAATCTCGAAACCAA of the Brassica rapa cultivar Chiifu-401-42 chromosome A03, CAAS_Brap_v3.01, whole genome shotgun sequence genome contains:
- the LOC103856384 gene encoding mechanosensitive ion channel protein 9, translating into MSNRIANVSVEGDIGMSERRTSNEGEVVINVSEGSRDQSAAPSKVAESDAGTVKPDPLIIPPPESYKFSGSTHKPPKVPTEGLTRRKSLARSVYSKPNSRFGQQQSYRYDKSTIVEENGGTLREHFGAASFSRNSFNRASPNNNSNRSVRSNAAMSKVAEEETDENEEIYEKVKLHRVKRGGMKPLALLEFLLFLVILCTLVVSLTIDKVKEHSIWGLEVWKWCVLVMVTFSGMLVTNWFMHLAVFIIEKNYLLRKKVLYFVHGLKKNVQVFIWFSLVLVAWVFLFDHDEKRSRKATKFLDFITWTIVSLLVGSIIFLVKTFALKILASKFNVRNFFERIQESVFHQYVLQTLSGPPLIEEAESVGRVPSTGHLSFTSTKNGTVKGKKVLDMGKVHKMKQEKVSAWTMRVLIEAVGASGLSTISNTLDECSNQKEKADKEITNEMEAVAAAYDIFNNVAQPDHNYIEEDDLLRFMIKEEVDLVLPLIEGGETGKITRNAFTDWVINVYTSRKALGHSLNDTKTAVRQVDKLITGVLSVITFIIWLVLLDIATTKFLVVFSSQFVGLAFMIGSTCKNIFESFVFVFVMHPYDVGDRCVVDGVLLLVEEIDLLTTVFLKLDNEKVFYPNAILISKPISNMYRSPDMGDSIEFSIAFSTPAAKIATLKEKVAEFLVQNPQNWYPEPLLMVKAIENVNKLNLNLLVTHTMNFQNFGEKNLRRTGLIIALKRILEELEIDYTLLSQEVHLTGHK